In the Siphonobacter curvatus genome, one interval contains:
- a CDS encoding sensor histidine kinase → MAQEKPSALAYHQEHFTDASGLPQNSVKTITQDAEGFIWLATEGGLVRYDGRVFKIYDRTKLPLPSDRILTLFNQGPRLYALTQDKAYVRIENRTARIDTNFEKTLDRQPFLRAYVTARMATGVTDQFVPIQADESYGLAAGQQTYYLYRRGRVECCQAGQKTRSFATRAVAHLGRLFCLDQQLYYWNPSGTFTWVRPEGSVPEELRGDIRHHPAYRHHKHECRVYWNPLTGQGAVYLREHLYRLTRSASGALHTQLLLSQFDCVAEDIGSFYYHNATGSIFLGSKTRGLYVFSRQYFSSLVFPSSASDNVYYAQVPFQGQTVLSAQGNILGLTPPAGSIRPLLKRLTRTDNKSLLIRDQRKNLWVKDRTELYCLNPEGTQMKGRWQAPDVITGLYAGADGRIWVGVRNVGLFTLNPRQTQPRLALFQRMALQRMSVLVQESKDYLWLGTGKGLYRVQLSQRRLDTLLQDTPIRSLYLRRPGELWGTTDGQGFFLLKQGKYTSFPLDAHFYLRNAHCLVQDQHGCFWIPTNKGLFQTSIQQLLHYAAGKTEKVYYRHYDTQDGLLTNEFNGGCQPCGLLLPNGYISLPSLQGMVWFNPDKIPSSSAKQPLFIDRLAVNRVPLSVRDTLYVKSGRQFLELDLISPYAGNLHALAYEYRLEEPNAEVPPWETSYTDQLKLLHHFSAGSCWLVIRQVDGMGRPHLRKRLLLIIEPLWYELGWVRLGLVVLLAVAIQGLVHLRTRLLERNNKVLRLHVARQTRQLRHTLRELESFKEELNWQMIIQDRFLKVISHDVRTPLKYLHRVSRLLREGLEKEPTKPDLLETSRTIEQSSAQSYRLMDSLLASIKAQMEPGMEQPVDVSALIAAKVALFLPIAEANQTRLLNTVPAGLWVKSNQVQLEIILHNVLDNAVKACWEGLIQISTEPWQEGIRLFIEDTGGGMPQALVEWINSERNRQELSRQTPVGLGLVLIKEFTHSLKIPTRVRSHSSGTIWVFDLKAPS, encoded by the coding sequence ATGGCCCAAGAGAAGCCTAGTGCCCTGGCGTATCATCAGGAGCATTTTACCGATGCCAGTGGGCTGCCTCAAAACAGCGTGAAGACGATTACCCAGGATGCCGAAGGGTTTATTTGGCTGGCAACGGAAGGAGGGCTGGTTCGTTACGATGGAAGGGTATTTAAAATCTACGATCGTACGAAACTCCCCTTGCCGAGTGATCGCATTCTTACGCTATTTAACCAGGGTCCCCGTTTATATGCACTAACGCAGGATAAAGCGTACGTTCGCATTGAAAATCGAACGGCCCGGATCGATACCAACTTTGAAAAGACGCTGGATAGGCAACCCTTTCTAAGAGCCTACGTAACCGCTCGGATGGCTACGGGCGTAACGGATCAGTTTGTACCCATCCAGGCGGATGAATCCTATGGTTTAGCCGCCGGTCAGCAAACGTATTACTTGTATCGCCGGGGGCGGGTCGAATGTTGCCAGGCTGGACAAAAAACCAGGTCTTTTGCCACCCGGGCCGTCGCTCACCTGGGCCGCCTGTTCTGCCTAGATCAACAACTCTACTACTGGAATCCTTCGGGAACGTTTACCTGGGTGCGGCCGGAGGGATCGGTTCCCGAAGAATTACGCGGCGACATCCGTCATCATCCCGCCTACCGGCACCACAAGCACGAATGCCGCGTGTACTGGAATCCCTTAACGGGTCAGGGGGCCGTTTATTTACGGGAACACCTGTATCGCTTAACGCGTAGCGCCTCGGGTGCCTTACACACGCAATTGCTGCTGAGTCAGTTTGATTGTGTGGCCGAGGACATTGGTAGTTTTTATTATCACAATGCCACGGGCTCCATTTTTCTGGGAAGCAAGACCCGGGGCTTGTATGTCTTTTCCCGCCAGTACTTTTCTTCCCTGGTTTTTCCCAGTAGTGCGTCCGATAATGTCTACTACGCGCAGGTTCCTTTTCAAGGCCAAACCGTCCTTTCGGCCCAGGGCAATATACTCGGTCTTACGCCACCCGCAGGTTCCATACGTCCCCTTTTAAAGCGACTCACCCGAACGGATAATAAAAGTCTGTTGATTCGCGACCAGCGAAAGAACCTATGGGTGAAAGACCGGACCGAGCTCTATTGCTTAAATCCGGAGGGTACGCAGATGAAAGGTCGTTGGCAGGCTCCTGATGTTATTACGGGTTTGTACGCGGGGGCGGATGGGCGAATCTGGGTGGGGGTGCGTAATGTCGGCTTATTTACGCTGAATCCGCGCCAGACCCAACCCCGACTCGCCTTATTTCAACGTATGGCTCTTCAACGCATGAGTGTGCTGGTCCAGGAGTCCAAGGACTATCTGTGGCTGGGTACGGGAAAGGGCCTCTACCGCGTGCAACTGTCGCAACGGCGTTTGGATACGCTGCTGCAGGACACCCCGATACGGAGCCTCTACCTGCGCCGACCGGGAGAACTCTGGGGTACGACGGATGGTCAGGGATTCTTTCTGCTGAAGCAAGGGAAATACACGTCTTTTCCGCTCGATGCGCACTTCTATTTACGCAACGCCCACTGCTTGGTGCAGGATCAGCATGGGTGCTTCTGGATTCCTACGAATAAAGGTCTTTTTCAGACCTCTATCCAGCAATTACTACATTATGCGGCGGGAAAAACGGAAAAAGTGTACTATCGCCATTACGATACGCAGGATGGTTTGTTAACCAATGAATTTAACGGGGGTTGCCAACCCTGTGGGCTCTTGCTACCCAATGGGTACATTTCACTGCCGTCTTTGCAAGGAATGGTTTGGTTTAATCCCGACAAGATTCCTTCGTCTTCGGCCAAGCAGCCCTTATTTATTGATCGTCTGGCCGTAAACCGGGTACCCCTGTCGGTGCGAGATACCTTGTACGTAAAGTCAGGACGACAATTTTTGGAATTGGATCTGATTAGTCCTTACGCTGGAAATTTGCATGCACTAGCCTACGAGTACCGCTTGGAAGAACCCAACGCGGAAGTACCACCCTGGGAAACGTCTTATACGGATCAACTCAAGCTATTGCATCACTTCTCGGCCGGATCCTGTTGGCTGGTCATTCGACAAGTCGATGGCATGGGGCGACCCCACCTTCGAAAACGCCTGCTGTTAATCATTGAGCCGCTCTGGTATGAGTTAGGCTGGGTAAGACTGGGTCTGGTGGTTTTGCTAGCGGTGGCCATTCAGGGCTTGGTTCACCTGAGAACCCGGTTATTGGAGCGTAACAACAAAGTGCTACGCTTGCACGTGGCCAGGCAAACCCGCCAATTGCGTCATACCTTACGAGAACTGGAAAGCTTTAAAGAGGAGCTAAACTGGCAGATGATTATTCAGGACCGATTCCTTAAGGTCATTAGTCATGACGTTCGTACGCCCCTAAAGTACTTACATCGGGTAAGTCGCCTGTTGCGAGAAGGGCTAGAAAAAGAACCTACCAAGCCTGATCTTTTGGAAACCAGCCGTACCATTGAGCAGTCTTCGGCTCAATCCTATCGCTTAATGGATTCTTTGTTAGCCTCCATCAAGGCACAAATGGAGCCCGGTATGGAGCAGCCTGTGGATGTATCGGCACTCATTGCTGCCAAGGTTGCCTTATTTCTACCCATTGCCGAGGCCAACCAAACCCGGCTTCTCAACACGGTGCCCGCCGGCTTATGGGTAAAAAGCAATCAGGTACAATTAGAAATCATTCTCCATAATGTGCTCGACAACGCCGTGAAAGCGTGTTGGGAAGGTCTCATTCAAATTTCTACGGAACCCTGGCAAGAAGGAATCCGGCTATTCATTGAAGATACGGGCGGTGGTATGCCGCAAGCCTTAGTGGAGTGGATTAACTCCGAGCGTAATCGCCAGGAGCTTTCCCGGCAGACACCCGTGGGTTTGGGCCTGGTGCTGATTAAAGAATTTACGCATTCGTTGAAGATTCCCACGCGCGTGCGTAGCCATTCCAGCGGAACCATTTGGGTATTTGACTTAAAAGCACCTTCGTAA
- a CDS encoding response regulator transcription factor, with the protein MMFSILIADDHSIVRHGVQHLLKSFLPSVVISEAETFKKALSLLEQQRFDLAILDIHIPGGDNVAMISKLQAKQADLKVLIFSSYEERLYAMTFMQAGADGYLSKDASNQEFERAVKTILANHKYVSQHVKEESLHQVMSSGGTYTPAIQSLSKREREIAQLLLTGKSTSEIAILLNVHISTVSTHKSNLFEKLHIQNMLQLSSLFKVNQRDESE; encoded by the coding sequence ATGATGTTTTCCATTCTCATTGCTGATGATCATTCCATTGTGAGGCATGGCGTTCAACACTTGTTAAAATCGTTCCTTCCATCTGTGGTTATCTCGGAAGCCGAAACCTTTAAAAAAGCCTTATCCTTACTCGAACAGCAGCGTTTTGACCTGGCGATCCTGGATATTCATATTCCCGGCGGAGACAACGTAGCGATGATTTCGAAACTACAGGCCAAACAAGCGGACCTGAAAGTACTCATCTTTTCCAGCTACGAGGAACGCTTGTATGCCATGACCTTTATGCAGGCCGGTGCGGATGGTTATTTATCGAAAGATGCCTCTAATCAAGAGTTTGAGCGGGCCGTAAAGACCATACTAGCCAATCATAAATATGTGAGCCAACACGTGAAGGAAGAAAGCCTGCATCAGGTGATGTCCTCCGGAGGTACCTATACGCCGGCGATTCAATCCCTATCCAAGCGGGAAAGAGAAATCGCCCAATTATTGCTGACGGGAAAGAGTACCTCTGAGATCGCCATCCTTCTCAATGTGCACATTTCTACGGTGAGTACCCATAAGAGTAATCTCTTTGAGAAACTCCACATTCAAAATATGCTTCAACTCAGTAGCCTCTTTAAAGTGAACCAACGGGATGAGTCCGAGTAA